GTTCGCTTTTACTTAACAGTCATCAACGTGATTTATTGAGGGAGAAAGTATCTTGCTTTTAAAATAAAAAGATTGATACCAATAAATATAAAATTGAAAATGAGGTGAATAGCTGCATGGTAAAACGAGTAGTAGTTGCTCTTGGAGGAAACGCTCTAGGTGATAATTTAACAGAACAAATGACTGCGGTCAAAGAAACATCCAAAGCTATTGCAGATTTGATCGAAGCGGGATATGAAGTTATCTTATCGCATGGAAATGGTCCTCAAGTCGGGATGATTCAACTAGCAATGGAAGAATTGTCATTAAGTGATCCGAATAAGTATCCGACGATTCCACTGTCTGTTTGTGTGGCGATGAGTCAAAGTTACATCGGCTATGATCTACAAAATGCTCTACGTGAAGAATTATTGAGTCGTAACCTAAAACAACCAGTTGGAACGGTGATCACACAAGTAGCTGTTGATCCTAAAGATCCAGCATTTGCTCATCCAGCGAAACCGATCGGCCGTTTTATGTCGAAAGAAGAAGCAGACGAACTTGTAAAGGAAAAACAAGTAACCGTCGTTGAAGATTCTGGTCGTGGATATCGTCAAGTCGTGGCATCACCAAAACCTAAAGAAATTATCGAAATTCAAACAATTACATCCCTGATCGATTCAGGTCAGACCGTGATTGCTTGTGGTGGAGGAGGGATTCCAGTAGTCAAAGAAGCCAATCATTTAAGTGGAATCGCTGCAGTGATCGATAAAGATTTCTGTAGTGAACTATTAGCTGAAATGGTGGATGCAGATTTACTGATCATTTTGACGGCAGTGGAGAAAGTCTGTGTCGATTTTGGAAAGTCGACCCAAAAAGAATTAAGCCAAGTGTCAACAAGTGAAATGAAAAAACATGCAGCAGACGGACAATTTGCGCCAGGTTCAATGTTGCCGAAAGTCGAAGCAGCGATCCAATTTGCTGAGTCAAAACCAGGACGCAAGACCTTGATCACATTACTAGAAAAAGCCAAAGATGGAATCGTGGGTAAAACGGGAACGATCATTGAACAATAAGAACGCACGAATTAATGAAGAATAGGAGTGAAGTCGATGACAAACAAAATGGTCAACTCACCAAATGCACCAGCCGCTGTAGGGCCGTATTCTCATTCGGTTTTAGCTGGTCAAACGCAGTATATCTCAGGTCAATTGGGTTTAGATCCAGTCAGTGGAGAGATGAAAGAAACAGTGGAACAACAAGCAGAGCAAGCCTTGATCAATTTAGGGGCGATTTTAGAAGAAACAGATATGACTTATGACAATGTTGTCAAAACAACAGTATTTTTAAAACACATGTCAGATTTTGCTAAAATCAACGACATTTATGGAAAATACTTCTCAAAAAACCTCCCTGCACGTTCTTGTGTAGAAGTAGCAGAATTACCGAAGAGTGGACTTTTTGAAGTAGAAGCGATCGCAGTCAAATCGTAATTTTTGAACAATTCCTGATCAAAGAAAAGGGTTGCGGATTTTAAGACTCGGATAAGTGCAGTCCTTTTTAAAATAAAAAGTGAAGAAGGAAACTTGCCTATGAGTGAAAGACAAGAAAAAGCATTGTTTGATTACGATGCTAAGTTATCGATCAAAGAAGCTGTTCCAATGGGCTTACAGCATGTCGTAGCAGCAGTAGTTGGAATCGTCACACCAGGAATCATGATTGCGAAGGTTTGTAATCTAAGTTCAGGAGACACGACGATCATGATTCAAACATCATTGATTTTTTCAGCGGTGGCAACCTTCATTCAGCTATTCCCTATTTTTGGAAAAGTTGGATCGAGGTTACCAGTGATGATGGGTGCAAGTTTTGCTTATGTACCGATCTTAATGGCAATCGGAGGCGATTTTGGAATCGGGGCAATTTTTGGTGCTCAGTTAGTTGGCAGTATTTTAGTTATTTTAGTCGGATTGTCGATAAAAAAAATTCGGATATTGTTTCCACCGCTTGTGACAGGTACCGTTATTTTGAGTATTGGTTTATCTCTTTTTCCTGTTGCAATCAAGTATATGGCTGGAGGCGCTGGGAGCCCCGATTTTGGGTCAGCCAAAAATTGGTTGGTGGCATTACTGACATTTGCTGTAGTGTTTTACTTTAACTATTTTTCAAAAGGCTTTCTTAAATTATCATCTATTTTAAACGGAATGATCATTGGTTATATCCTGTCTTTAGCGTTAGGTATGGTCAATTTCACGCCTGTCAAAGAAGCATCATTTTTTCAAGTGATCACGCCACTTTATTTTGGCTTAGATTTTCAAATCGTTCCGATTTTGACATTAGTTGTGATGTTCATTGTGGACGCAGTTCAAGCAATCGGACAGTTTACAGCAACGACTGTTGGCGCAATGGATCGGGAACCGACAGATAAGGAACTTTCTGGTGGTATTATGGGGAGCGGTTTCTCAAACTTTATTGGCAGCTTTTTTGGGTCAGTTCCCGTTGCAACTTTTGGTCAAAATGTAGGATTGGTGACCGTAACGAGAGTGATCAATAAATATGTCATGGTTTTTGCTTCAGTTATTTTGTTAGTAGCAGGTTTTGTCCCAAAAGTTGCGTCGATCTTGACGACGATTCCTTATGCAGTAATAGGTGGTGCAACAATTTCTGTTTTTGCATCGATCTCAATGACTGGCGTTCGGATGATTTCATCTCAAGAATTGACACCAAGAAATACTGGAGTTGTAGGAATCTCTTTGGCGTTTGGAATCGGCGTTACGTTATCAGTTGGCTGCTTAAGTGGATTTCCACCTTGGGTAACAACTATTTTTGGGAATTCAGAAGTGATTTTAACCACCATCGTTGCAGTTATCTTAAATGTTTTACTTAAAGAGGAAAAACAAGTAGCAATTGAGTAAAAACAAAGATTGTCTCCTTAAAAAAGATGCAAAAGATAAATAAAAAATTGATTTGTCTTTTGCATTGTTTTTATGAAGAAGGAAAGAAAATTATCAGCACAGGAAAGGAAACTGCTTGATTT
This sequence is a window from Enterococcus sp. 7F3_DIV0205. Protein-coding genes within it:
- the arcC gene encoding carbamate kinase — protein: MVKRVVVALGGNALGDNLTEQMTAVKETSKAIADLIEAGYEVILSHGNGPQVGMIQLAMEELSLSDPNKYPTIPLSVCVAMSQSYIGYDLQNALREELLSRNLKQPVGTVITQVAVDPKDPAFAHPAKPIGRFMSKEEADELVKEKQVTVVEDSGRGYRQVVASPKPKEIIEIQTITSLIDSGQTVIACGGGGIPVVKEANHLSGIAAVIDKDFCSELLAEMVDADLLIILTAVEKVCVDFGKSTQKELSQVSTSEMKKHAADGQFAPGSMLPKVEAAIQFAESKPGRKTLITLLEKAKDGIVGKTGTIIEQ
- a CDS encoding Rid family detoxifying hydrolase, coding for MTNKMVNSPNAPAAVGPYSHSVLAGQTQYISGQLGLDPVSGEMKETVEQQAEQALINLGAILEETDMTYDNVVKTTVFLKHMSDFAKINDIYGKYFSKNLPARSCVEVAELPKSGLFEVEAIAVKS
- a CDS encoding nucleobase:cation symporter-2 family protein, which translates into the protein MSERQEKALFDYDAKLSIKEAVPMGLQHVVAAVVGIVTPGIMIAKVCNLSSGDTTIMIQTSLIFSAVATFIQLFPIFGKVGSRLPVMMGASFAYVPILMAIGGDFGIGAIFGAQLVGSILVILVGLSIKKIRILFPPLVTGTVILSIGLSLFPVAIKYMAGGAGSPDFGSAKNWLVALLTFAVVFYFNYFSKGFLKLSSILNGMIIGYILSLALGMVNFTPVKEASFFQVITPLYFGLDFQIVPILTLVVMFIVDAVQAIGQFTATTVGAMDREPTDKELSGGIMGSGFSNFIGSFFGSVPVATFGQNVGLVTVTRVINKYVMVFASVILLVAGFVPKVASILTTIPYAVIGGATISVFASISMTGVRMISSQELTPRNTGVVGISLAFGIGVTLSVGCLSGFPPWVTTIFGNSEVILTTIVAVILNVLLKEEKQVAIE